CATTAGACTACgatctttttctgtatttacttAATAAACTACTGTGTAAGTGCACAGAAATGTCTACAATTTGTGCAAAACaggaattaataataaaaataaaaatgaggtaATAGGTCAGTTATTTTACACCACTGGTCTGACCATTTTAACTTTGACTGCTACCATCAATAGATTAAAGCTCAATCTCATTTTACACATTGCACATTGCAGTAAAGAATACACAAACTAtgcttagttttattttaaaatataaatatcatcaCAAGATTAAAGATGCAAGAGGCATCATTAatgacaaactgaaaacaaaatttaatcaaaataaaaacaaacactaacTTTTAATTTGGGATACATAAAATGCAGTTCTGTAGAGTTCTTGTGATGATATGAAAAATTGAATGTACCGGTTTATTTCTAGCATCCTTCTCACTTCTGTCATATcttaaaattatgataaaattGACATGAGATCCTTATACTTAATAAAGTTCAAACAATCACAGATTAAAAAAGTGTAGACTTAAACTGTATCATGGATCActtgttttagaaaaatgaTTTCAGGTACACTGTTCTTCTATAAACAATTGATGATGTCAGCGAAAGTAGcatgagacaaaagaaaaaaagatgatgctTTCTGCAAACAATATGCTTGGataatacaaaatttttaagcatttatttttttcacaaactatTCAGAAACTTAAGTTTTCgtaagagaataaaatatttcctttttctccattATTTGTTTTAGAATATGTTGTTTAGAATATGATGTCTGCtgtatcaacaaacaaacaaaaagaaactgaaaatccctgttaaaatctaaaataaacTCTAACTCCAAAGACATGCAACTCAGAAGacaaatgataacaaaatacaatattttctgtCACCCCTTTcccaaacacatgcacatagtgtaacataaatacatgaaagcccttgaaataaaaatacttaatgaaacaaacagtaaaaatgtcacaaaaagtATTTGGGcagtgttgctttttttttcagggttatGATGATCACCAGAAgtgacattttagaaaaaaatatgacaacatTAACAATGGCGTCAATTATATTTCTAACTAAAACTAAAGGGATTATTATGGTTTTCATTTGTTGACCCCATTTCACTCTTTGTCTTATGAGGTCACTTAATCCCAGAAAGGTCAACaaattttttgggggggatcTGTAATCTAAAGCTACATAAACAGGCTGAATCAAAACCTGTTTACTGTCTGCCTTTGGAACAAACTCCTAGCTGCACTGCCAGTTGAAATAAATAGCACTTCAATGACAAACATGTGAGAaagatgattaaaataaaaactgtcaaagTCACAGAGATCGTGCTCATTAATTTGCTTAAACTATAAAATGCAGTCATTTAGTTCTGTCAATAGTGATTATATACAAAATCAACTGACACTTTTTGTCCAAACAAATTGTCAATAAACATCAAATGTAAATGATTACACTTtagatataaacattttcttgacatcCATGCTCATCCTGATTCTTTTGCTCTCTTCTCCCACTTCTTTTCTGCTACAGGAagaacaaatatatacataatgagAAATGTAGTGATGAGAAATGAATTGGTATGGCATGTCTAGCAAGACATATAACACAGTTatcaagtaaataaacaataaacataaaaacaagagaaactagaaagaaaacaatgtacaGTTGATATGGGGCTGATATATTCTTAATGCTGACATAGATTTACTGATATATTAAAGATAACACTATTTATCTCATCAATCTGCACAGCTGTCAAAAATAGATTGTCAATTGCTCAGTCAGTCTCAAACAAGACTTGACCTATAAtgattacagaaacaaaaatggtaTCAAGAAATAACTGCCATTAGTGATTAAATATAGACTCAAATTTGTATCTGCCCATCCTCttgcagtttagtttattccttgttactaggatagggctgcaacaacacctcgccagcggacccagttttgggcagcctgcctcagttgggcccatgcgGTTCTGACgttctttgcctcgctctctactgttcttttccaagtctgtttCGATCTCCCAAATCTCCTCTTCTCCTAAGGATTCCAGTCAATCCTCTTGCAATATGAggacttaaatttttttacataaaaaatgcaTTATATGCAAATTAACAGAGGGCATAACAGGATTTTGTACTCTTGGAAAGTCAGTACGGTGAAGACTGGTCCACAAGATATCAAAGCTAtttgcacacaaatacaaaattatgaCACTAGTACAGAAATACTCAAACAAACTCACTTCCATaatcaaacattttctaaacAATCAGAAGACAAAATCCATACTGAAGGTTTTGTACTCGAGTGTGAGCTTATCTGGGGCATTTTATAAATGAATCATGAAGGTATGCCCGACTATAATATGTTTTAACATTCACCATATATCCTTTGACATTCATAAAATCAGTTCCTGCCATAAAACATGGACTGTGTTTCTATAACCGCAAAACCGTTCCATCATCATCCAGTCTTATGtctttcagcaaaataaaaatgtaatctgTCTTGGTAAAACTCTGTACTAATAATAACATCTATCCCATCTGTATGCAAAATTGGAAAGCAGTCAATAGAATGTTTGCAGAAAGACCTCAGAGTCTATATTATTTAGGATAACCAAATGATAATGGCACTACAACTAGAGAGGTGAAGAGGGATGTATATCAAGAATGTTACTTGTGGGATAGGTTATGGAGATGGAGACAGGATAGAAAAATGGAGGAGTTTTAGAAATGAATGCTGAGTACAGTAAAAGACACAGCATCTTCTGTCAGTGAAAGGCTAGGAATATGCCTCAAAGCTGAGATGAGGTCATTTGAGGGAAACCAGTAAAAGACtcgagaatgaaaaaaaaaccaaaaagctAACATTTCCCACAATAATATCATAAGTGTCAGAGAGGTGAGATTTTATACACAGCATAACCACAAATGAAATTTAAGTTGAAGAAAGATGCACAACAACCTACCTTATAAGTTTCATATGAAATTCTATTTTACTGTGTAATGGAAGCCATGTCAGATATAAAGGGTGGCAACTGTATGTGTTGTCCACTTTAAGTCATGCCTGGAGTTAAAGTGTTAAATAGTAGATGCCAAGGCATGGGGTCAGGTTGAAAAGTAGTGTATTAAAAGTACACTAAAATATCCTATGGACATTAAACAGGTCCAGGTGGTTATATGTAAAGTTCAGTATATACTGTCCAGATGAATTTTTGAtgtaaagacaacaaacatgttgcttaaattcttaaaagaaacccaaacaaacagaaagagtAAGACTAAGaggacaaaataaacaaaaaaatgaaaacgtTATTTCACAGGTTTCCAACCCAAAATTGGATGACTTCTGCATTTACTGTAACAATCACTTACTCTTTAATCTCAATTGTCTACAGATGCACAAGTGTACCTCCAGCAATTCTGTTATCATATATCAGCATTGTCACTTCATCACctaaaatgataaattttagatactgaacaaaaacaaacagaaaaagttacAATTATGGTGAATCTCAACACTAAATTTAATGGCCAGTCTATCAAATAAAATTctcagagagaagaaataatactGTAATAACTGATTTATAAAACTCTTCACTTAATTATACTTAGCCAGTCTCTGCATTCTGTAAGGATTACAACAACCTGGTCAGCATTAGCAGTTAGCAATGAGTCcattaatattataaaaatgagaaagaaattgtttctttacACTCTTCAATATAAGgagatgaaaatataataaacatggTGTCCAGAAATGTCACAGAGACTTCTTTTCACAAAGATGCTTATGGTTTTTTCCAAGACTTTCTATTCTCTTTATGGGGAATATAGCATGGCAAGTACTGACTCAAATTTATATTCTTATAAAAAGCTATGCACGAAACACATTGACTTTTAATGTACTTGTATTTGATCAGACTCCTAAATCCTGCTGTTCAGGAACTGTATGGGTTAAGAATTTACAGTTTAATGCTTACACTTTGAATATATCTCTTATAAATACTTACTAATGAGGCTGTGGAGATGAAATGGAAAACCTGGAAAATTTTATTAACCAAAAAGTTGTTTGATGAGTCAGAAACAAAGAAGGTAAAAATACAATGGACAACAAAAGCTCTTTGAAGTCACAGAGCCTCACCGTTTGAATGTGagtaataaatgttttcactCTATTCTTGAAGACCTCTCTATAAGGAGAGATGGATCTCTATTCTGTAGATTTTTTGTTcagcatataaaaaaaaaatagtccaaaaacatatttctatttatatattcttcCATGTCTCTCAATTCCTTCAGCTATTTACTGTGTAGAAACTAGCACAGCATCTCTCAAGATATCAATTCGTGTGTGACATATCACTTGTTTAGAATCCTTCAGCAGTGTTCACCAAGCAGTGAGGAAGGATCTTTATGCAAAGTTTTTGAGAAATGTGATTTTATACAATTTACAGACTGTTTACATCCTAAACTTTGATTCTATGAGactgatgatatatatatatcatccccaaatgatgatatatatatatcatccccaaacatgaattattttaaaatcagttactgtttaaaaaaaatagtaaatgtttCCTTCTAAAAAAACTTATGAATTTAAATGCATCTCAACCTGACTCTTTTGCCAAACtttcttcaaatgttttcaGCTGGATCATAAAACCAGGGTTTGGAAATGAAGATGGACGCTTAGAGCGAAGGTAAGAAAAGGCATCATTAAGAGGCATACGCTTTTTCTTTATCAAATAAGCAAGAACAATAGTTGCAGAACGTGATATGCCAGCATTGCAATGCACCAGCACACACCCACCAGATTCAATAGCACTATCAATGAAATCAAATGCTTTAGGGAAAGCACAGAATATAGGAAAATCTGGAAGGTCACGCAAATCTAAAGACAAATACGTGAACTTGTCTGGGTAGATGTTGTTCACATGAGATGCTACATTCAAGATATGTGTCACTTTATACTTCTCCAAAAGTTCCAGATTGTGTGCAACATCCTGAGATCCTGTAGACATAAGACAGATCTAACTAAGCACAGTAACTCATCTAAATCATAATTAAAAGGTTAATGCAATCTCCACAGCAGATGAAATGATGATTTTGTTATGTagtgatgattttattttgtaaatgaccATGAGCACTAACTTCTAAATTTTAAACTGACTGAAGGACACAATCCTTACCCATTATTAAGCCTGGAAGAACCTCTCCAACTTGAAGATCTTCTTGAAGATCTCCAACATATCCTAAGTTACCAAAGCTTACTGACTTTGTAATGGTTTGacccttttcatcttttccttccACCACTTGTCGGCCATCTGGCAAAGTCACAACTGTATCTGTTTTGCGAAGATTTGCTTTATTAAATGATGTTAGCTGCTCTGAGAGGTCTAGTGGGGGAGGACACCTGTCTTGGTAGTGTGGATGGCTGGGCTTACTTGTCAACTTTCCAGGTTCAGCCATAACTGATATGATGATGGCTAGCACCAAACTGATATACACTTGTTTCTTTACATTCTAGCTAAAACTTCAGTCAGCATGGATATTAGAACTGCATATCTGCAAGTAATAAAATGGCACAGTTTAATAGATTGAACAACCAAAAGAAGTactattttaaacattaaaaaaaaacaataaaaagataaCTTGTTTTAgtcttgatttgtttttcaatatACCCATGCAAATGATAATCTGTGATTTACTTTGTACAGTTGCATTGCATTTAAGTTCACTCACTGTTAATCCAAACTATTATGTCAACTCTTTGCTGATAATGCAATGCAAgcgctgcattttttttttaaatacacaaattttAGAAGAGGAAGTTTCACTACCAGCTATGagcattcccccccccccacctcctctTATCATATCGCGAAAAATTCTACGCAGAAAGTACAGTTGGTGTCAGTGTTTTAGGTATTATATTAATAACACTTAATAACAGTGCTGCTGGAAatgacattttaagaaaacccttttaatgtttataaacGATCTACATACGTTTTTACAAAACACTAAAATTATAGCAACACCTAGCAACCATCAACTATTAACTGTATTATGCCGACCCAGTCACAATTGCATGCACCACATCTAGACTATTAGTAATGATAAATAGAAACTACTCCAGCTAAACGCACAGTTTTCATTAGGAAATGACGAAGAAACTTcaacaaaactacaaatttcTGATGGACAACAGACGTCggtaaaaatattgttagcaAAAACACAGCCTGAAAGAAAGGGGAATGTACTCTCCAATCAGAATGTCCGATAATCACCGAGCTTATATTTAGACGCTATCCGCCATTGGTTCATTACTTAACGAGAAGTGCGGCTGAAGCTTCCCCTCCCCTTCCAAgccatgcttttatttttgcttaatcaacaaacaatattttaaataatataaaataagaatattttaaacaacaatcaaataacatcatcatcaaatttcAGTTAAAAACTACGTCCATGGTAAAATCAAAGTAACAAGGCACCGGACCTATCTCTTAATTTACTGTATTTCTACTACTATATACATTTACTATAATTTCTACTACTACTATACCATTTATAATCAAGAGTCAGCAAAACATCTGGGAATGTGCATTCTGCTAACTAGCGCTAAAGGTGAAACATATCAAAGGGACGTCGTAAGAGCAGTAGAAACAAGAGGAAGCTACTCTAGCTGACGGCGCCTACTGTAGATGTAGTTTATCGTCGACGATGGAGGCAGCTGTTCGCATGGGACACTGCTGTTTAACTAGCTTATCAGACGACGTTCTGCTTCTTATATTTCAATACATTGATCATATAGACCTTGCTAACATTAGATTGATCAGTTCAAGGTTTCAGTCAATAAGTGAGGACCGCCAGCTCGTCAGGTGAGACAAAATTTGCAGGAAAACAAATGTCCGTTTCATTTATTTAGACCCTTCATGAAGTACTTAAGTAGAGCTTcacagcaagagagagagaatcgtgGCTTGTGAAATTTAAACAGTGACtagtacacaaacaaataattgaaAGTAAGGAAAGGATGTTGAACATCAGTGAATTCTTACCTAATAATGTTGTTGGAAGACTGACAGTACACTCACCTGTGTTTATCCTTAGTTCTTGGTAACAGATTTTACAGGCAAAGCAGGAGACTTCAGTCTTTTTAGTTATAACACAGGTAAACTAGTGTAGAAGTAAAGATTCAAATGTCTGCTCAATTATGCCCTAGTGGAGAAAGCTGTTTATTACCagaattttcaaaagtttattttatactgTCTGCAAAAACTAGTATAATTTCAGaataaaaaattcattattgAAAGATTTtcctttgtaaacatttaaccCATGTAATggttttatttgaatttataacttttaattaacattttatttcattgtacCTCTTAAAAAATGGGCATACAGCAATATTGTATAGTCTTTAGCATGCTAAATTTCACACCTGAGCATTGATATAATAAAATGGGTGTGCTTGAAAATATGCTGGAATATCAGATGTTTACAAGAATTAAGATTTATAAGTGTTTTATATCTTATTGACggtgacattttcattttaacatattGCAGGCATATATCCTTTGCAAGCTGCTATCGTGTGACAGACCAAATCCTTTGCAGATATCTCAAACCAGTATTTCACCAAGTAGAGACATTGGATCTCAATCATTGCTACTGGCTAACTTACAGTGCCTATGATGCCATTGGCAGATGTGTAAACTTGCAAACTCTCAATGTGCTGCAGTGTCGCATCACTCCAAAGCATCTGTGCTTAATTCTTGCTCGTCTGACAAAGTTGAGGTCATTAGCTGTCACCATAGTAGATATGCAGACTTTCCAGGCAGAGTTGCACAGCAGTGGTGGTGCACAAAAAGTTATGCAGAATCTTCGATGCTTGACATTGCATTTTCGTGGCACTTTGCAATATACAGGACATCATATCAAAATGCAGTTTGAAGGGGGATCCCGATTTTTGGACTACTTCTATTCTTTGGAAGAACTCCATGTGTTAGGCTTTCCAAACAGCAACAAAGGGATTCCTCCATATGTTTTGTATTCACTGGTTGGTGATTTATTCCCCGTTGATGGTTGTGAGCATGTGCAAGCATGCTTGGGTGcatatgcatgtacacatgtatacacacacatgcacatacatatgcaATGACACAAAAAAGAAGACTGAGAAAGGGAGATGAATGATAAATCTTCAATGTTTTCAAAAGCTagaaaagttttatatttatcatttttgctatttcatttatttcttgccAATTTATGTAGTTCTTAAATTAGATTATTGTTCATCTTTACATATTATTTGTTCATAGTTTGCTTAGTTGGCTGACCACAACGTTGAAGTGGCCATACCTTTAAAATTACAGATCACAAATCCCGAAGCTATGAAAAGGATTCGATGCTTGAGCATTAGTGATGCAGTTGACTCTTTTGCTCGCATGTTTTTCTTCTCGACTCTACTGGAAGTCTGCAAGCAATCCACACTTTACCTTACGACACTCTTGCAGCCAATGGGTACACCTGAGCACTTAAAAAACAAGCCTCACTATGTTGAGACCTTGAAGAACATTGAACAAATGGAGCTGCTGGATATCTCTCGAACAGTTCAGCCTATTCCCAATGAAGTATCTTGCACCTTCAGTTTGCATTGCTTTTTCGATGACATGCTAGTTTAATGATTATagtatttgtttcatttactgaGATTAGCTTTTTggaaggaaaatgttttatgtgctACATAAAAGAGgtttcagatttgttttgtgtttttttgtttagtttgatGCTTTTTCTTACCTTACttttaagctttaaaaataaatctttttgtaAATACTATATTAAGATGATGCTTTTCCAGTGTCATGTCCTGCCTGTTAACTGTATGctcttatttatttctgaaatgctAAATAGATCTTTTGCTTTTGACATCCCTGGATGACTAGATATTTTCTTTGGATCGAGCTGTCAATCTGCAGTACCTCAACGTGGCAGACAACACCATGGTGAGCAGTCAGAGCTTGCATATCCTGGCTGACAATTGTCCTCGCCTGGTCAGCATTAACCTTCGCAACTGCCACAGCATACTTTTAAAGTCCACAGAGGTATCATTAATATGTAGCAACAGTTAGGTGTActttagattttgttttttttaaatttttgtttcgcTAAGTTCAATTTATTGTACTTGCCAAATCCCCATGTACTGGTTATAGTCTGCATTTATGTATCTTTTCTCATTATTAAAATCCTTAAGCATTCTGTTGACAGCATTTAGGTTTAGCTGCTCAATTCTTTTTATGCACATAACAGTgccaaaaaacaaagcaaaactattGATCACATTCAAGCAAAAAATAAGGTCTCTTCAGCATACatgtgttttatattatatacctggccatctgtgtatgtatgtcgatgtttgtaaatatatatataggtctaCATGTCACTGTTTAATGTTATTTAGTCTTGTTACAGGGTTCTTCAGAGGAGAAGATAGTGGATAGTAGTGGACTACAAACATTGCTTTTAAACTGCTCAGAACTCAGGCATATCAATTTGAGTGGTGTCCACCTTCATGCTGATGATTTTGCTCACAGTAGTTTCAGCAGTCTCTGTCACTTACTTGCGATTAATTCTAgtaagatttcattttttttttttttacatgtttatggTGTCTTAGTATAGTTTAGTATATATGTAAGTTCCTTATTAAATTGCATTAAAAACAGAcaatattttagtttctttcagTCCAAGCTGTTAggtttgtatttatgttttatggtGAATGAGCagaattttaattaatttttttctcagttcttCAAGGATCAATTGTATCGGTGATGCCTAATCTAAACATCATTGGGGAATGGGTTATTCAGTAAAACCCAATCTTTTCACCaatcttttatttgtaaatgattaGTAATAGCTGTCATTGTTAAGAACCCTTAGCTCTCCAAACCCAGCATTCTCTTGGTACTGCTGGTAGTgctatttaatttctttttataagcAAACTTTAAGCTGTGTTGTATTGTTCTTTTATAGATTGGAAGAGTGTAGCATTGTCACCTTGCTGCTTGTGCCCAATGAAAGTTGATGAGATTACAACTACCATGCAAACCACGGGAAACAAACGAGTAATGGTACGCTACTCTGATGAAACTGGTGTCAAGCGTCAACGAATTGGGATCCAGCCTCCTGATCTGGTAATTTATTCAA
This sequence is a window from Pomacea canaliculata isolate SZHN2017 linkage group LG5, ASM307304v1, whole genome shotgun sequence. Protein-coding genes within it:
- the LOC112564606 gene encoding uncharacterized protein LOC112564606; the encoded protein is MEAAVRMGHCCLTSLSDDVLLLIFQYIDHIDLANIRLISSRFQSISEDRQLVRHISFASCYRVTDQILCRYLKPVFHQVETLDLNHCYWLTYSAYDAIGRCVNLQTLNVLQCRITPKHLCLILARLTKLRSLAVTIVDMQTFQAELHSSGGAQKVMQNLRCLTLHFRGTLQYTGHHIKMQFEGGSRFLDYFYSLEELHVLGFPNSNKGIPPYVLYSLITNPEAMKRIRCLSISDAVDSFARMFFFSTLLEVCKQSTLYLTTLLQPMGTPEHLKNKPHYVETLKNIEQMELLDISRTVQPIPNEIFSLDRAVNLQYLNVADNTMVSSQSLHILADNCPRLVSINLRNCHSILLKSTEGSSEEKIVDSSGLQTLLLNCSELRHINLSGVHLHADDFAHSSFSSLCHLLAINSNWKSVALSPCCLCPMKVDEITTTMQTTGNKRVMVRYSDETGVKRQRIGIQPPDLHMSVEEELTSELGKLVRVSPNMESFELIGAGFRSACNKKYGLQPETFNSKVCAYATAVGEQELLCIRQWKKLVYLQLTAVPGIFKGDFLAGIVRNCVQLKQLFLSHLGMGVLCCYRQGLRSALPLAHCLKDLRLEQPGLQLNESLWTSLGQVSTLERLCVVARDGIFEKESVIVDYVKSVPSLIALQLLTNNTLTSCRNLQTKLAQTFSQERRPFSQCIFPLKHPTLLEFASSVPDVHLDELTILNSTICLRPPGWGRMPKTNIG
- the LOC112564616 gene encoding dual specificity protein phosphatase 19-like, which encodes MAEPGKLTSKPSHPHYQDRCPPPLDLSEQLTSFNKANLRKTDTVVTLPDGRQVVEGKDEKGQTITKSVSFGNLGYVGDLQEDLQVGEVLPGLIMGSQDVAHNLELLEKYKVTHILNVASHVNNIYPDKFTYLSLDLRDLPDFPIFCAFPKAFDFIDSAIESGGCVLVHCNAGISRSATIVLAYLIKKKRMPLNDAFSYLRSKRPSSFPNPGFMIQLKTFEESLAKESG